In one window of Gemmatimonadota bacterium DNA:
- a CDS encoding RNA methyltransferase: MAIKNAKKILNLKRRKLRQAEQKYLIEGIRLCEEALKSSDTLEQLIFCRESIARNTRLENLYQATLAQRIPIQQTDWRAFKHMSDTDTPQGVLGVVSMPTYDPKTVLNTNGPFLILDRISDPGNLGVIMRTAEAAGCKGIFLTRGSVEVYNPKVVRATMGAIFRMPVFPLQDGPALLHSLRQRNIRIIAAHTSGISFHKLQTQNPVALLLGNEAFGIDPDLLALSHHTVTIPMAAPVESLNIAVATGILLFNLPEK, from the coding sequence ATGGCCATCAAAAACGCCAAAAAAATTCTGAACCTGAAACGCCGCAAACTGCGTCAGGCAGAACAAAAATACCTCATAGAGGGCATTCGCCTATGCGAAGAAGCACTCAAAAGCAGCGACACCCTCGAACAACTCATCTTCTGTCGCGAAAGCATCGCCCGCAACACGCGCCTCGAAAACCTCTACCAGGCGACTCTCGCACAACGCATCCCCATCCAGCAAACCGACTGGCGCGCCTTCAAACACATGTCAGACACAGACACACCGCAAGGCGTACTCGGCGTGGTATCCATGCCGACCTATGATCCCAAAACCGTCCTCAACACCAACGGCCCATTCCTCATCCTCGACCGCATCTCTGACCCCGGCAACCTGGGCGTCATCATGCGAACAGCCGAAGCCGCCGGATGCAAAGGCATCTTTCTCACCCGCGGATCGGTCGAAGTCTATAACCCCAAAGTCGTGCGCGCCACCATGGGCGCCATCTTTCGCATGCCCGTCTTCCCCCTCCAGGACGGACCCGCCCTGTTACACTCTCTCCGCCAGCGCAACATCCGGATCATCGCAGCACACACCAGCGGCATCTCTTTCCACAAACTCCAAACCCAAAATCCCGTTGCCCTCCTCCTCGGCAACGAAGCCTTTGGCATCGACCCCGACCTCCTCGCCCTATCCCACCACACCGTCACCATACCCATGGCCGCCCCGGTCGAATCGCTCAACATCGCAGTCGCAACCGGCATCCTCCTCTTTAATCTCCCGGAAAAATAA
- a CDS encoding CcmD family protein encodes MQHLEYMTAAYIIIWVAILLYFLSLSKREKAIWEELRELRATITKNHTP; translated from the coding sequence ATGCAACACCTCGAATACATGACCGCGGCGTACATCATCATATGGGTCGCCATCCTGCTCTACTTCTTGAGCCTGTCCAAACGCGAAAAAGCAATATGGGAAGAACTGCGCGAATTGCGCGCCACCATCACCAAAAACCACACCCCATAG
- a CDS encoding UvrB/UvrC motif-containing protein, with product MKRDLSPFLSNWDYDPTDICVRKIQGLDGREKLQVRLDLGVMQMELNDRPDGTRPNGHFSLLEYYLDQLEAEQTQSGTDENFYLDRNACLELSQEGLLFYHRYVCLMRLGDFEAVARDTAHNLALLDLVRAYAKNEQDREIFEHYRPYVLMVHTRARGEICLQKGDHSGALNHIEEGIDKIQTCVVNSGIEADDEIEALSEWAEEIERDRPITLQQKLAQKLQKAIAEERYEQAARLRDRLSSLGKNNL from the coding sequence ATGAAACGCGACCTCAGCCCATTTTTGTCTAACTGGGATTATGACCCCACCGATATTTGTGTACGCAAAATTCAGGGCCTGGACGGACGAGAAAAATTGCAAGTACGCCTGGACCTGGGCGTAATGCAAATGGAATTAAATGATCGGCCTGACGGAACGCGTCCGAACGGTCATTTTTCACTGCTCGAATACTATTTAGACCAGCTCGAAGCCGAACAAACTCAATCTGGCACAGATGAAAACTTTTACCTCGACAGAAATGCATGCCTCGAACTGAGCCAGGAGGGATTGTTATTCTATCACCGCTATGTCTGTCTGATGCGGTTGGGCGATTTCGAAGCAGTCGCACGCGACACCGCCCACAATCTGGCACTACTGGATCTCGTGCGGGCTTATGCCAAAAATGAACAAGACCGGGAAATATTTGAACACTACCGGCCCTATGTACTCATGGTTCACACCCGTGCGCGAGGTGAAATTTGTTTGCAAAAAGGCGATCATTCCGGCGCCCTGAATCACATTGAAGAAGGAATCGACAAAATTCAAACCTGTGTGGTAAATTCCGGCATTGAAGCAGACGACGAAATCGAAGCCCTTTCGGAATGGGCCGAAGAAATAGAACGCGACCGTCCAATCACATTGCAACAAAAACTGGCGCAAAAACTCCAAAAAGCCATTGCCGAAGAGCGATATGAA
- a CDS encoding DUF433 domain-containing protein, with amino-acid sequence MLSLISLKIQKTPGVCGGRACVGNTRIPVWTLINFFQQGASDEDMIQAYPALTVDHLNLVREYYKTHRAEIDCDIREQGKEPEEPLTDEALVQVADARFVELDKTEAKDAESKLKRSHDGTSQL; translated from the coding sequence ATGCTATCCTTAATTTCACTTAAAATTCAGAAAACACCCGGTGTCTGCGGCGGCAGAGCATGCGTAGGCAATACACGCATTCCCGTTTGGACGCTGATCAATTTTTTTCAGCAGGGCGCATCCGATGAAGATATGATACAGGCTTATCCTGCACTCACTGTTGATCATCTGAATCTCGTGCGGGAATACTACAAGACGCATCGCGCAGAAATTGACTGCGATATTAGAGAACAGGGGAAAGAGCCAGAAGAACCTTTAACAGATGAGGCCCTTGTGCAAGTGGCTGATGCACGTTTCGTCGAACTCGACAAAACAGAAGCAAAAGATGCCGAGTCCAAATTGAAGAGGAGTCATGATGGCACATCGCAACTTTGA
- a CDS encoding nucleoside hydrolase: MATTQPTILDTDPGVDDALAIMLALGSPELDVIGICTVSGNVPLNTGTRNAQGLLQLLERTEIPVFAGADQPLKRDPVFATEVHGESGMGQAVLPEPSQEVKGNAVDFLVQTLSDQPGEITIIAVGPLTNLALAEQRQPGILQKAKQVIVMGGAIAETGNSTPVAEFNFYADPHAAQKVVHSDAALLIVPLDATRQVVLSETDIENRIAPMKTVASQFVVDAVQNVFALYRQLNREPIVYLHDPLAVGAAIAPEHLRSETLYIDIETSGDLTMGQVVTDRRGLPPPYRLGKPVDCAMHVNAEAFLSLFLTRVF; the protein is encoded by the coding sequence ATGGCGACCACACAACCCACAATCTTAGACACCGACCCCGGCGTGGATGACGCGCTGGCCATCATGCTCGCCCTGGGATCCCCCGAACTCGACGTAATCGGCATCTGCACAGTAAGCGGCAACGTTCCTCTCAACACCGGTACGCGCAACGCACAGGGACTATTGCAACTATTGGAACGCACAGAAATACCCGTCTTCGCAGGCGCAGACCAACCCTTAAAACGCGACCCCGTATTTGCCACCGAAGTCCATGGCGAAAGCGGCATGGGACAAGCCGTATTGCCAGAACCATCTCAAGAGGTAAAAGGCAACGCCGTCGATTTCCTCGTGCAAACCCTATCCGACCAACCGGGCGAAATCACAATAATAGCCGTCGGACCCCTGACAAATCTGGCACTGGCCGAACAGCGCCAACCGGGCATACTTCAAAAAGCCAAACAGGTAATCGTAATGGGCGGAGCTATTGCAGAAACCGGCAACTCAACACCCGTAGCAGAATTCAACTTTTACGCCGACCCCCACGCTGCACAAAAAGTCGTACATTCGGACGCGGCACTTCTGATCGTACCATTGGACGCAACGCGTCAGGTCGTATTATCCGAAACGGATATCGAAAACCGGATCGCCCCCATGAAAACAGTCGCATCTCAATTCGTCGTCGATGCCGTGCAAAACGTATTCGCCCTCTATCGACAACTCAACCGCGAGCCAATCGTGTACCTGCACGACCCACTCGCCGTAGGCGCGGCCATCGCACCCGAACACCTCCGCTCAGAAACCCTGTACATCGACATAGAAACATCGGGCGACCTCACCATGGGCCAGGTCGTCACAGACCGCCGCGGCCTGCCTCCCCCCTATCGTCTTGGAAAACCCGTCGATTGCGCGATGCACGTCAATGCCGAAGCGTTTTTGTCCCTATTCCTGACGCGGGTTTTTTAA
- a CDS encoding carboxypeptidase M32 → MADVESTYQKLIAEIKQISLLGSCAGVLGWDKQTYMPKGGAGHRAEQLALLSGMIHERATAPQIGDYLAEIENSDLISEPHSEAAINIRELRRDYDRAIKLPRSLVEELARVATISQQVWREAREKSDYALFQPHLTKILDLKHQQVRALNTGETSYDTLLDDYEPGETTENLTRVFSGLRDELVELVGAIAESGKKPDENILTRTYPIDQQEEFGKTAAAQIGFNFDNGRLDITTHPFCSGIGPGDTRLTTRYNTHFFSESFFSIMHEAGHGIYDQGLNDEHYGTPMGGSVSLGIHESQSRMWENFVGRSEAFWAHFYPKVQAAFPDALSDVSQRDFYAAINAVAPSYIRVEADEATYNLHIMLRFELEQALIDGGLKAEDVPGVWNETFEKYLGLTPPDDALGCLQDIHWSGGGIGYFPTYALGNLYAAQFFEQARQDVGDLNAQFAEGVFDPLKNWLTQKIYSQGQRYRANELIEVVTGKPLSHEPLMRHLRAKYEPLYGI, encoded by the coding sequence ATGGCCGATGTCGAATCCACATATCAGAAATTGATCGCAGAAATAAAACAAATCTCCCTCCTGGGATCCTGTGCCGGTGTATTGGGCTGGGACAAACAGACCTACATGCCCAAAGGCGGAGCCGGGCATCGCGCCGAGCAACTCGCATTGCTCAGCGGCATGATACACGAACGCGCAACCGCCCCTCAAATCGGCGACTATCTCGCAGAAATAGAAAACAGCGACCTCATCTCCGAACCGCATTCCGAAGCCGCAATCAACATACGAGAACTTCGCCGGGACTACGATCGGGCTATCAAACTGCCCCGGTCCCTCGTCGAAGAACTCGCCCGCGTAGCCACCATCTCGCAGCAAGTATGGCGAGAAGCGCGCGAAAAATCGGACTACGCCCTGTTCCAACCCCACCTCACAAAGATCCTCGATCTAAAACACCAACAAGTCCGCGCGCTGAACACGGGCGAAACATCTTACGACACCCTATTAGACGACTACGAACCCGGCGAAACCACTGAAAACCTGACCCGGGTCTTCTCGGGCTTGCGCGACGAACTCGTCGAACTCGTGGGTGCAATCGCCGAATCCGGCAAAAAGCCCGACGAAAATATCCTCACACGCACATATCCCATAGACCAACAAGAAGAATTTGGAAAAACCGCCGCCGCGCAAATCGGCTTCAACTTTGACAACGGGCGCTTAGACATCACCACACACCCATTTTGCAGCGGCATTGGACCGGGCGACACGCGCCTGACCACGCGGTATAACACACACTTCTTTTCCGAATCATTTTTCAGCATCATGCACGAAGCGGGCCACGGCATATACGACCAGGGCTTAAACGACGAACATTACGGCACACCCATGGGAGGATCTGTATCCCTAGGCATACACGAATCTCAATCGCGCATGTGGGAAAACTTCGTCGGCCGTAGTGAAGCATTTTGGGCACACTTCTACCCCAAAGTGCAAGCCGCATTTCCAGACGCACTAAGCGATGTCTCCCAACGCGACTTCTACGCCGCAATCAACGCCGTCGCCCCCTCATATATCCGCGTAGAAGCCGACGAAGCCACGTACAACTTGCACATCATGTTGCGCTTTGAACTCGAACAAGCACTGATCGATGGCGGATTAAAAGCCGAAGATGTCCCCGGCGTCTGGAACGAAACATTTGAAAAATATCTGGGACTAACACCCCCGGACGATGCTCTGGGGTGTTTGCAAGACATACACTGGAGCGGCGGAGGGATAGGGTACTTTCCAACCTATGCCCTGGGCAACTTGTACGCCGCGCAATTCTTTGAACAAGCGCGCCAGGACGTGGGCGACCTGAATGCACAATTTGCCGAAGGCGTATTCGACCCCCTGAAAAACTGGCTAACTCAAAAAATCTACTCGCAGGGACAGCGCTACCGCGCAAACGAACTCATCGAAGTCGTAACCGGAAAACCCCTGAGCCATGAACCCTTAATGCGGCATCTGAGGGCAAAGTACGAACCGTTATACGGGATTTAG
- the rsgA gene encoding ribosome small subunit-dependent GTPase A: MSKSDNEGTVIRHHLGNYVVQTAERVVMCALSTRLRKQLEYPEAAPGSRRRRVQSVRRVRVIDPVAVGDRVVFSEGADNRGMIREVRPRSNKVSRRASGGSYREQLLAANVDQVVPIVSAGEPEPDWILLDRMIGIAEWQQIPVSLCLNKLDLADEAWADRVMRPYRAMGYPVVYTSIISDAGKEAFYDLLRGKITLFMGASGVGKSSLLNWLQPGLQLRTGPVSKATGEGIHTTTHTELVALDGEGFVGDMPGVREFYLYDISPEDVPVLFRDFHPFLGGCRFRDCSHVHEPNCAVRAGVDDGEIALQRYESYQRLRERP, translated from the coding sequence ATGTCTAAATCTGATAATGAAGGTACTGTTATCCGTCATCACCTCGGTAATTATGTCGTCCAGACTGCCGAGCGCGTGGTGATGTGCGCGCTTTCGACTCGTTTGCGGAAGCAGCTCGAATATCCCGAAGCTGCGCCGGGTTCGCGCCGCCGCCGCGTGCAGTCTGTGAGACGGGTGCGGGTGATTGATCCGGTTGCGGTTGGGGATCGCGTGGTTTTTTCTGAGGGTGCGGATAATAGGGGTATGATCCGCGAGGTGCGTCCCCGCAGCAATAAGGTTTCTCGGCGCGCGTCTGGCGGGTCTTATAGGGAGCAGCTTTTAGCTGCGAATGTCGATCAGGTTGTTCCGATTGTGTCTGCGGGTGAGCCGGAGCCGGACTGGATTTTGCTGGATCGCATGATAGGTATTGCAGAGTGGCAGCAGATACCGGTGTCTCTGTGTCTCAATAAGCTCGATCTCGCCGATGAGGCCTGGGCAGACCGGGTTATGCGTCCGTACAGGGCGATGGGATATCCCGTGGTTTATACCAGTATTATTTCCGATGCGGGTAAGGAGGCGTTTTACGATCTTCTGCGGGGGAAGATTACCCTTTTTATGGGGGCTTCTGGCGTTGGAAAGTCGAGTTTGCTCAATTGGTTACAACCCGGGTTGCAGTTGCGTACAGGACCTGTTAGCAAAGCTACGGGCGAGGGGATACATACGACGACTCATACGGAATTGGTCGCGCTTGATGGGGAAGGGTTTGTCGGCGATATGCCCGGTGTTCGAGAGTTTTATCTGTACGATATAAGTCCCGAAGATGTTCCCGTTCTTTTTAGAGATTTTCACCCGTTTCTCGGCGGCTGTCGCTTTCGCGATTGCTCACATGTCCACGAACCTAACTGTGCGGTGAGGGCGGGTGTGGATGATGGGGAGATCGCGCTTCAGCGCTATGAGAGTTATCAGAGGTTGCGAGAGAGGCCGTAG
- a CDS encoding nucleotidyltransferase domain-containing protein encodes MAVATEDLIAEMVKAIVDEVDPVQIILFGSQARGNAKSGSDVDLLVVEEQPFGPQRSRYKEIKRIRRSLSSYRVSKDILVYSQNEVDTWRNSINHIIARSLREGRVIYERFKGL; translated from the coding sequence ATGGCAGTTGCTACAGAAGACCTGATTGCGGAAATGGTCAAGGCCATTGTGGATGAGGTTGATCCCGTGCAGATTATTCTTTTTGGTTCGCAAGCCAGAGGAAATGCGAAATCAGGTTCAGATGTGGATTTGCTTGTCGTAGAAGAACAGCCCTTTGGTCCACAGCGCAGCCGTTACAAAGAGATTAAACGGATCAGACGCTCCCTTTCGTCCTATCGCGTTTCCAAAGATATTCTGGTGTACAGTCAGAATGAGGTCGATACCTGGCGGAATTCTATCAATCACATTATTGCGCGAAGTTTACGAGAGGGAAGAGTGATTTATGAACGATTTAAGGGTTTATAA
- a CDS encoding Gfo/Idh/MocA family oxidoreductase, producing the protein MSDLNVGIVGLGWVAGAHIDTFKAVNGANVTAICSRRDHNEDDLAAEYGTPLKAYKNYDEMIADPDIHIIDICTPHKFHADQAVAAAEAGKHLLIEKPICLSYEDLKRVRDAIVAAGVQSCVCFECRFSAHFSMIRSIIDEGLLGELHYGEVDYYHGIGPWYGQFEWNVKKDFAGSSLLTAGCHALDACLFFMDGDVEEVTSLATRSRSEIFEPYEYDTTTVSLLKFANGNAAKVTSCVDCLQPYYFHIHLVGSEGSLLDNRIYSHKLHGMSKERWSTLETSLIDSGDVADHPYEPQFQAFVDGINANEPMPRTNFDIAFETHRVNFAADLSASEGRTVNLSEFD; encoded by the coding sequence ATGAGCGATCTCAATGTCGGCATTGTTGGACTCGGCTGGGTAGCTGGGGCACATATTGATACGTTTAAGGCGGTCAACGGTGCAAATGTCACGGCGATATGTTCTCGCCGGGATCACAACGAAGATGATCTTGCAGCAGAATACGGCACGCCTTTGAAGGCGTATAAAAATTACGATGAGATGATCGCAGATCCCGATATTCATATTATCGATATTTGCACGCCGCACAAATTTCACGCCGATCAAGCGGTTGCGGCTGCCGAGGCGGGCAAACACTTGCTGATCGAAAAGCCTATATGTCTGTCTTATGAGGATCTCAAACGGGTGCGCGATGCGATTGTAGCAGCCGGGGTGCAATCATGTGTGTGTTTTGAGTGTCGCTTTAGCGCGCACTTTTCTATGATCCGCTCGATTATTGACGAGGGGTTGCTCGGCGAGTTGCACTATGGCGAGGTTGATTACTATCACGGGATTGGTCCCTGGTATGGTCAATTTGAATGGAATGTGAAGAAGGATTTTGCCGGGTCGAGTTTGCTCACCGCGGGGTGTCACGCTCTGGATGCGTGTCTGTTCTTTATGGATGGCGATGTGGAGGAGGTGACCAGTCTGGCGACGAGATCGAGGTCCGAGATTTTTGAGCCGTATGAATACGATACCACCACGGTTTCTCTTCTCAAATTTGCCAATGGGAATGCGGCGAAGGTGACGTCGTGTGTCGATTGCTTGCAGCCCTATTATTTTCATATTCATCTTGTGGGTTCCGAAGGCAGCTTGCTGGACAATCGGATCTATTCGCACAAGTTGCACGGTATGAGCAAAGAGAGGTGGAGTACGCTGGAGACATCGCTGATTGACTCCGGCGATGTGGCAGATCATCCCTATGAGCCGCAGTTCCAGGCGTTTGTGGATGGTATCAATGCCAATGAGCCGATGCCGCGCACGAATTTTGATATTGCTTTTGAGACCCACCGCGTCAATTTTGCCGCTGATCTTTCGGCGTCGGAGGGCCGCACGGTCAATCTTTCGGAATTTGATTGA
- the ccsA gene encoding cytochrome c biogenesis protein CcsA: MPPKPYILPFVFGILALICLSIAPYLVFIYAGIEKEMGLAQKIFYYHVPSAFSMFLGSFLCFIFSIFYLWKRDKNCDLWAACSAEVSLLFGTLVLITGAIWAKPIWGAWWVWDAQLTLTLILWLILAAYHMLRTYLEDPVQSARFRAVLGIIGFLNVPFIHYATKLWRTHHPEVVRGEEISLPPDMKTAFFFCVITFFALFFALLFKRVSLAKARDELESLKTEI; encoded by the coding sequence ATGCCCCCAAAACCCTACATCCTTCCATTTGTCTTCGGCATCCTCGCGCTCATCTGCCTATCTATCGCGCCCTATCTGGTATTCATATACGCCGGAATAGAAAAAGAAATGGGACTGGCACAAAAGATCTTCTACTACCACGTCCCATCTGCATTCTCAATGTTCCTGGGCAGCTTTCTCTGCTTTATCTTCAGCATCTTCTATCTCTGGAAACGCGACAAAAACTGTGACCTGTGGGCCGCCTGCTCAGCCGAAGTGAGCTTGCTCTTTGGCACCCTGGTCTTAATCACAGGTGCAATCTGGGCAAAACCCATCTGGGGCGCGTGGTGGGTCTGGGATGCGCAACTCACCCTCACCCTCATACTCTGGCTCATCCTCGCGGCGTATCACATGTTGCGCACCTACCTCGAAGACCCGGTTCAAAGTGCGCGCTTTCGCGCAGTACTCGGTATAATCGGCTTCCTCAACGTACCTTTCATCCACTACGCCACCAAACTGTGGCGCACGCACCACCCGGAAGTGGTTCGCGGCGAAGAAATCAGCCTGCCGCCCGACATGAAGACGGCATTCTTCTTCTGCGTCATCACCTTCTTCGCGCTCTTTTTCGCCCTGCTCTTCAAGCGCGTATCACTCGCAAAAGCGCGGGACGAACTCGAATCACTAAAAACCGAAATATAA